One part of the Acidobacteriota bacterium genome encodes these proteins:
- the trmD gene encoding tRNA (guanosine(37)-N1)-methyltransferase TrmD, translated as MHFDVLTIFPQLFEPFRTIGVLGKAVERGVVGLDIHDLRDWADNKWRQLDDEPYGGGAGMVIQAPPTLAAIRALGERDGGARCAILGPRGRVLDQRFVEELAQEGRLTLVCGRYEGFDERVFEIGEVEEVSVGDYILGGGEVAAMVLIEAVARLVPGVVGDLESVHADSFAKGLLDYPCYTRPPEVEGTPVPEVLVSGNHEAIRRWRLERSVEFTVTRRPELVKENWDRYPAEVREIVRRYAPDLASKVEGE; from the coding sequence ATGCATTTCGACGTTCTGACCATTTTCCCGCAACTCTTCGAGCCGTTTCGCACAATAGGCGTGCTCGGCAAGGCAGTGGAGAGGGGTGTGGTCGGACTCGACATCCACGATCTCCGCGACTGGGCCGACAACAAGTGGCGGCAGTTGGACGACGAGCCATATGGCGGCGGCGCCGGAATGGTCATCCAGGCTCCTCCGACGCTGGCCGCGATACGCGCCCTCGGGGAGCGAGACGGCGGTGCTCGATGCGCGATTCTCGGCCCGCGGGGCCGGGTGCTCGATCAGCGTTTCGTCGAGGAGCTGGCGCAAGAGGGGCGGCTGACGTTGGTCTGCGGACGATATGAGGGTTTTGACGAGCGGGTTTTCGAGATTGGTGAAGTCGAAGAAGTTTCGGTAGGAGACTATATCCTCGGAGGCGGAGAGGTCGCTGCCATGGTTTTGATTGAAGCCGTGGCGCGCCTCGTGCCGGGAGTCGTCGGCGACCTGGAGTCGGTGCATGCTGACAGTTTCGCGAAGGGTTTGCTGGATTACCCCTGTTACACCCGTCCACCCGAGGTCGAGGGAACGCCGGTGCCCGAGGTCCTTGTCTCCGGGAACCACGAGGCGATTCGACGTTGGCGGTTGGAACGATCGGTCGAGTTCACGGTAACCAGACGACCCGAGCTCGTAAAGGAGAACTGGGACCGATATCCGGCGGAAGTCCGGGAAATCGTGCGCCGGTATGCACCGGACCTTGCGTCGAAGGTTGAAGGCGAATGA